The sequence below is a genomic window from Paenibacillus silvisoli.
GCGCCGTCATTGCGGCGAATTTGGACGGCGGCTCGTCGACGGTGCTGGTCAAGGACGATCAGGTGCTGAACAAGCCGTCGACGAAAAGCAGCGAGGGCCGTTATTTGCCGACGGCGTTCCTCGTGTTCGAGCATCCCGAGCAAGCGCAGATTGCCAATGTTTGGGAAGGGCTGAAAGCGAGCGATATCGACCCCGGAAAATGGTAAGCGAAAGGTTGCGTGGCTGTCTTCTTTTCCAGTATGATAGAGGGCAATAATGGAAAAGGGGAATTCAGCATGCAGAGCAACGTAGCATTATCGCGGCCGGAGGCCATTATTTTTGATATGGACGGCACTTTATTCGAAACGGATACGCTGCTCGTTCATGTGCATGAGCGTATTTTTGAGACGCTTCGGGCGGAAGGGCTGTATATGAGCCCTACGCCGCCCGTCGAGAAGCTGTTAAGCTGCCTCGGCATGCTGTTGGAGGACATCTGGCGCAAGGTGATGCCGGACGGCACGGAGCGGGCGCAGAGACGGGCGGATGAGCTGCTGCTCCAGTACGAGCTGGAAGGCTTGGCGGCCGGAGAAGGGTCGCTGTATCCGCATGTCGCGGAGACGCTGCAGTCGCTCAAGGAGGAAGGCTTCAAGCTGTTCGTCGCCAGCAACGGCTTGGAGAAGTATGTGAAGGAAGTGGCCCGTTACAAAGGGATCGCCCCTCTGTTCGACGGCTTGTACAGCGCGGGAGAATACGGAACCGCCACGAAGGTGCATCTTGTGGCGCGGCTGATGGCGGATCACGGCATCGAGAAGGCATGGATGGTCGGCGACCGTTCCTCCGATGTCGAAGCGGGCAAGAGCAACGGGCTGGGCGTAGTCGGCTGCGCCTACGCGGTATACGGCCGGAAGGAGGAGCTCACGGGAGCGGATGCGCTTATCTCCGATTTCGGCGAGCTGCTGCG
It includes:
- a CDS encoding HAD family hydrolase; the protein is MQSNVALSRPEAIIFDMDGTLFETDTLLVHVHERIFETLRAEGLYMSPTPPVEKLLSCLGMLLEDIWRKVMPDGTERAQRRADELLLQYELEGLAAGEGSLYPHVAETLQSLKEEGFKLFVASNGLEKYVKEVARYKGIAPLFDGLYSAGEYGTATKVHLVARLMADHGIEKAWMVGDRSSDVEAGKSNGLGVVGCAYAVYGRKEELTGADALISDFGELLRLAQS